One Thermocrinis jamiesonii genomic region harbors:
- a CDS encoding NADH-quinone oxidoreductase subunit J family protein, with amino-acid sequence MQWLAFLFFGSLAILSALGVVLFSNVVYVILSLLSTLVMVAGVFFVAGAELVGALQLLIYAVAIAVFYILVLTAVPWEKALKKDSHYRVEGVLTFPIVLAFYLEIILVFLLGVSVSPKGEIREYIKSLGNTEVVGSVLFSKYFFAFELVSLVLLVGMIGAVIIGRKEEKTYEDGSP; translated from the coding sequence ATGCAGTGGTTAGCTTTTCTATTCTTCGGATCTTTGGCTATTCTCTCTGCCTTAGGAGTAGTCCTCTTTTCAAATGTTGTGTATGTAATCCTTTCTTTGCTTTCTACGCTCGTTATGGTTGCGGGTGTGTTTTTTGTGGCGGGTGCGGAGTTGGTTGGAGCCCTTCAGCTTTTGATTTACGCAGTAGCCATTGCAGTATTTTACATACTCGTGCTTACCGCAGTCCCCTGGGAAAAGGCTCTCAAAAAGGACAGTCACTACCGAGTGGAAGGTGTGCTGACTTTTCCCATAGTTTTGGCTTTTTACTTGGAGATCATCCTCGTTTTTCTACTCGGCGTGAGCGTTTCACCAAAAGGAGAGATAAGGGAGTATATAAAAAGCTTGGGCAATACGGAAGTGGTTGGTTCTGTGCTTTTTAGCAAATACTTCTTTGCCTTTGAGCTTGTGTCTTTGGTGCTTTTGGTGGGTATGATAGGTGCGGTGATCATAGGAAGGAAGGAGGAAAAGACTTATGAAGATGGTTCCCCTTGA